One window from the genome of Spiractinospora alimapuensis encodes:
- a CDS encoding ATP-binding protein yields the protein MTEETAVSALGATGIRDAVTVRIPADSAYLSVLRTATAGLAARLDFTLDEIEDLRIGVDEACAMLLAQALPGTDLTTEFELDGDGMRVAVSVLTADGRLPARDTFAWKVLSALAGDVDARVGPDDRVVIMLYKRRDTAEPA from the coding sequence GTGACCGAGGAAACGGCTGTGTCCGCGCTTGGCGCAACGGGCATACGCGACGCGGTAACTGTCCGGATACCAGCGGACAGCGCATACCTCTCCGTGCTCAGGACCGCGACGGCCGGGCTCGCGGCGCGACTCGATTTCACGCTGGACGAGATCGAGGACCTGCGGATCGGTGTCGACGAGGCGTGCGCGATGCTCCTCGCCCAGGCACTTCCCGGGACCGACCTGACGACGGAGTTCGAACTCGACGGTGATGGGATGCGGGTCGCGGTCTCGGTTCTGACCGCGGACGGTCGGCTCCCGGCGCGCGACACCTTCGCGTGGAAGGTGCTCAGCGCGCTCGCGGGCGATGTCGACGCACGGGTGGGCCCCGACGACAGGGTGGTCATCATGCTCTACAAACGGCGAGACACCGCGGAGCCGGCGTGA
- a CDS encoding NAD(P)/FAD-dependent oxidoreductase: protein MRHRIIVLGAGYAGAASAGYLARHLHCDDVEITVVNAEPDFVERIRLHQLAAGHQLPRHRLTDMFAGTGIRLRVARVTAVDADARTVTVADDEGTDQLGYDTLLYTLGSSVSDGGVPGVREHAFDVTSEPSARSVRERLAALGENARVLVVGGNLTAIESATEIAEARPDLRVSLVTTDQLGGWLGTSARQHMLRAFDRLGVPVHEHATVTRVGASEVVTSGGATFPTDMTVWAAGFAAHPIAAASGLAVEENGRVTVDDMMRSVSHPGVYAAGDSVLAVGGNGRALPMSCATAGFTRMRATAAIIRDLTGHEAGLTLPLAYFGNCVSLGENDGIFQMVDGTGRSKAWSLRGRSAAYYKRFVYRNTAWNMHNPTYGLPTWGRRVTAAPHRASERVTD from the coding sequence ATGCGACACCGCATCATCGTCCTCGGAGCGGGTTACGCGGGGGCCGCCTCCGCCGGGTACCTCGCCCGCCATCTCCACTGTGACGACGTCGAGATCACGGTCGTCAACGCCGAACCCGACTTCGTGGAACGGATTCGCCTGCACCAACTCGCCGCGGGACACCAACTCCCCCGGCACCGGCTGACGGACATGTTCGCCGGCACGGGGATCCGACTCCGGGTGGCACGCGTCACCGCGGTCGACGCCGACGCCCGCACCGTGACCGTGGCCGACGACGAGGGAACCGACCAACTCGGCTACGACACGCTGCTCTACACACTCGGTAGCTCCGTCTCCGACGGTGGCGTCCCCGGAGTGCGCGAGCACGCCTTCGACGTCACCAGTGAACCGTCGGCGCGCAGCGTGCGCGAGCGCCTCGCCGCGCTGGGGGAGAACGCCCGGGTTCTGGTGGTGGGTGGGAACCTGACCGCGATCGAGTCCGCCACCGAGATCGCGGAGGCCCGGCCCGATCTCCGGGTCTCGCTCGTCACCACCGACCAGCTTGGCGGCTGGCTGGGGACGTCAGCGCGGCAGCACATGCTGCGTGCCTTCGACCGGCTCGGCGTCCCCGTACACGAGCACGCCACCGTCACACGGGTCGGGGCGTCGGAGGTCGTCACGTCCGGCGGGGCGACGTTCCCGACCGACATGACCGTGTGGGCCGCCGGATTCGCCGCGCATCCGATCGCCGCCGCGAGCGGTCTCGCGGTCGAGGAGAACGGCCGCGTCACCGTCGACGACATGATGCGTTCGGTCTCGCACCCCGGGGTGTACGCGGCCGGGGACAGTGTCCTCGCCGTCGGTGGAAACGGGCGAGCACTCCCGATGTCGTGCGCCACGGCGGGATTCACCCGGATGCGGGCGACGGCGGCGATCATCAGGGACCTGACCGGCCACGAGGCCGGTCTGACCCTGCCACTCGCCTACTTCGGCAACTGCGTCAGTCTCGGGGAGAACGACGGAATCTTCCAGATGGTCGACGGCACGGGCCGATCCAAGGCGTGGTCGTTGCGCGGGCGTTCGGCCGCCTACTACAAGCGGTTCGTGTACCGGAACACGGCCTGGAACATGCACAACCCGACCTACGGACTCCCGACGTGGGGACGGCGCGTGACCGCCGCGCCGCACCGTGCCTCGGAGAGGGTCACGGACTAG
- a CDS encoding amino acid ABC transporter ATP-binding protein — MTQWAAEGQRGDDATVMVRAENVHKRFGNLPVLRGVTLEVRQGDVVCVIGPSGSGKSTFLRCVNHLEKINAGRLWVNGQLMGYRQHRDRLYELSEREISRQRADIGMVFQHFNLFPHMSALGNVMEGPVQVRRRPRSEARDLALRLLDSVGLADRAEEYPARLSGGQQQRVAIARALAMDPTLMLFDEPTSALDPELVGEVLAVMRRLAEDGMTMVVVTHEMGFAREVGDWVAFMDDGVILEQGPPDEVLTNPQHPRAQEFLARVL; from the coding sequence ATGACCCAGTGGGCGGCGGAAGGGCAACGGGGCGACGACGCGACGGTCATGGTGCGGGCCGAGAACGTGCACAAGCGGTTCGGCAACCTCCCCGTGCTGCGCGGCGTCACCTTGGAGGTGCGCCAGGGTGACGTGGTCTGTGTCATCGGGCCGTCGGGGTCGGGGAAGTCCACCTTCCTACGCTGTGTCAACCACCTGGAGAAGATCAACGCGGGACGTCTGTGGGTGAACGGGCAGCTCATGGGTTACCGCCAGCACCGCGACCGCCTCTACGAGCTGAGCGAACGCGAGATCTCGCGGCAGCGGGCCGACATCGGCATGGTGTTCCAGCACTTCAACCTCTTCCCGCACATGTCGGCGCTCGGCAACGTCATGGAAGGGCCGGTGCAGGTCCGGCGCAGACCCCGCTCGGAGGCCCGGGACCTCGCCCTGCGGCTGTTGGACAGCGTGGGTCTCGCGGACCGGGCGGAGGAGTACCCCGCGCGCCTGTCCGGAGGCCAGCAGCAGCGCGTGGCGATCGCCCGGGCGCTGGCCATGGACCCCACGCTGATGTTGTTCGACGAACCCACCAGCGCGTTGGACCCCGAGCTCGTCGGCGAGGTCCTCGCGGTCATGCGCCGTCTCGCCGAGGACGGAATGACGATGGTGGTGGTGACGCACGAGATGGGGTTCGCGCGGGAGGTCGGCGACTGGGTGGCGTTCATGGACGACGGCGTCATCCTGGAGCAGGGTCCACCGGACGAGGTGCTGACCAACCCCCAGCACCCGCGCGCGCAGGAGTTCCTCGCCCGTGTCCTGTAG
- a CDS encoding amino acid ABC transporter permease, with product MIRAVPVRHPGRWVAAAVLMVLAAMFVHMLLTNDAFDWAFTFEAMFTRPVLIGVRTTLLLTVLAMLIGITLGVVIAVMRLSGNPVLVTVAWLYTWFFRAVPRLVLAVLFGNIAILYSTIHVGLPFDFYWMPLLGLEGEARLFGIDTRTYLSGFTAGLLALALSEGAYMAEIVRAGLLSVDKGQGEAAQALGMRRTTVLRRITLPQALRVIVPPSGNETVAMLKDTALVAYVPVTTELFFQLQAIGARTFNVFPTLVAACIWYLAITSVFMIGQYFLERAFTKGDRQAEAALKVMQR from the coding sequence ATGATCCGCGCCGTACCGGTCCGTCACCCGGGACGGTGGGTGGCCGCCGCCGTGCTGATGGTGCTGGCGGCGATGTTCGTGCACATGCTGCTCACGAACGACGCCTTCGACTGGGCGTTCACCTTCGAGGCCATGTTCACGCGTCCGGTGCTCATCGGGGTCCGCACCACCCTGTTGCTGACCGTGTTGGCGATGCTGATCGGGATCACCCTCGGCGTCGTCATCGCGGTGATGCGGCTCTCCGGAAACCCGGTGCTGGTCACCGTGGCGTGGCTCTACACCTGGTTCTTCCGTGCCGTCCCGCGTCTCGTCCTGGCCGTCCTCTTCGGCAACATCGCCATCCTGTACTCCACGATCCACGTCGGGCTGCCGTTCGACTTCTACTGGATGCCGCTGCTCGGACTGGAGGGTGAGGCGCGGCTCTTCGGCATCGACACCCGGACCTATCTCAGCGGGTTCACCGCGGGCCTGTTGGCGTTGGCGCTGTCCGAGGGCGCCTACATGGCCGAGATCGTCCGCGCCGGCCTGTTGTCCGTGGACAAGGGCCAGGGCGAGGCGGCGCAGGCGCTGGGGATGCGCCGCACCACGGTGCTGCGCCGGATCACGTTGCCGCAGGCGTTGCGGGTGATCGTGCCGCCCTCCGGCAACGAGACCGTGGCCATGTTGAAGGACACGGCGCTCGTGGCCTACGTGCCGGTGACCACGGAACTGTTCTTCCAACTCCAGGCCATCGGCGCGCGGACCTTCAACGTCTTCCCGACGCTGGTGGCGGCGTGCATCTGGTACCTGGCGATCACGAGCGTGTTCATGATCGGGCAGTACTTCCTGGAACGCGCGTTCACCAAGGGGGACAGACAGGCGGAGGCCGCGCTGAAGGTGATGCAGCGATGA
- a CDS encoding ABC transporter substrate-binding protein, whose amino-acid sequence MTGHFRTPRSRATTVAALALPTALLLTACGADGEDAPAEEVEADEELADLVPEEFAESGVLRVGVNAEYPPGEYLDTDGQTVVGFNVDLFDSAVAKLGLTNEWVPAEFEGIIVGVQSGEYDAGVSSFTVNAERMEEVHMVSYLTVGTQWFAQEGNPQGVDPESACGLAVAVEQHTVQHEDLEERSEACVDAGEEPIDIQAHDSQEQATATIQSGVNDAGLADLPVAIYAMEQTDGEIELIGDMYEDAPYGAVVNHENTELAEAIQAGYQAIMDDGTYEEILTEWGATEGSLDTSELDPLVGE is encoded by the coding sequence ATGACCGGTCATTTCCGTACGCCCCGGAGCCGCGCCACCACGGTGGCCGCGCTCGCCCTCCCCACCGCCCTGCTCCTCACCGCCTGCGGCGCCGACGGCGAGGACGCCCCGGCCGAGGAGGTCGAGGCGGACGAGGAACTCGCGGACCTCGTCCCCGAGGAGTTCGCGGAGTCCGGTGTGCTGCGGGTGGGGGTCAACGCCGAGTATCCGCCCGGCGAGTACCTCGACACCGACGGGCAGACCGTCGTGGGCTTCAACGTCGACCTGTTCGACTCCGCCGTGGCCAAGCTGGGGTTGACGAACGAGTGGGTCCCCGCCGAGTTCGAGGGGATCATCGTCGGCGTCCAGTCCGGTGAGTACGACGCCGGTGTGTCCTCGTTCACCGTCAACGCGGAGCGGATGGAAGAAGTCCACATGGTGAGCTACCTGACGGTGGGCACCCAGTGGTTCGCCCAGGAGGGCAACCCCCAGGGCGTGGACCCCGAGTCCGCCTGCGGACTCGCCGTCGCGGTGGAACAGCACACGGTGCAGCACGAGGACCTGGAGGAGCGCAGCGAGGCGTGTGTCGACGCCGGCGAGGAACCGATCGACATCCAGGCGCACGACAGTCAGGAACAGGCCACCGCGACCATCCAGTCCGGCGTCAACGACGCGGGACTGGCCGACCTTCCCGTCGCCATCTACGCGATGGAGCAGACCGACGGGGAGATCGAACTCATCGGGGACATGTACGAGGACGCGCCCTATGGTGCGGTGGTCAACCACGAAAACACCGAGCTGGCGGAGGCGATCCAGGCCGGCTACCAGGCGATCATGGACGACGGGACCTACGAGGAGATCCTGACCGAGTGGGGCGCCACCGAGGGGTCCCTGGACACCTCCGAGCTCGACCCCTTGGTCGGCGAGTGA
- a CDS encoding NAD(P)-dependent malic enzyme encodes MTVQSSVPYTDPAMEMHRGGKLRVESSVRVTDQESLSLAYTPGVARVCEAIADTPELVHDLTWTSNVVAVVTDGSAVLGLGPIGPQASLPVMEGKSLLFKEFAGLDSVPIALTCGEVDEIVETVERMAPSFGGINLEDISAPRCFEIERRLRERLDIPVFHDDQHGTAIVALAALRNAARVTGRGLGDLRAVVSGAGASGLAVANILLDAGIGDLAVADSKGLIYEGRPGLNPQKERIAARSNRAGLKGSIETGMAGADVFIGLSASEVREEVVATMASDCVIFAMANPTPEISPDVAGRYASVVATGRSDYPNQINNVLAFPGVFQGALRVRASDITEGMKVAAADALADLVAADARPDYVIPGPFDERVVPAVSAAVAERARVDGVARL; translated from the coding sequence ATGACTGTGCAGTCCTCAGTCCCCTACACCGACCCAGCAATGGAGATGCATCGCGGAGGGAAGCTCCGTGTGGAGTCCTCAGTGCGGGTCACCGACCAGGAGAGCCTCTCCCTCGCCTACACCCCCGGTGTCGCCCGCGTGTGTGAGGCCATCGCCGACACGCCCGAACTCGTGCACGACCTCACCTGGACGAGCAACGTCGTGGCCGTCGTCACCGACGGCTCGGCGGTCCTGGGGCTCGGTCCCATCGGCCCACAGGCCTCCCTGCCCGTGATGGAGGGCAAGTCGCTGCTGTTCAAGGAGTTCGCCGGACTGGACTCCGTGCCGATCGCCCTGACCTGTGGCGAGGTGGACGAGATCGTCGAGACCGTGGAGCGGATGGCCCCGTCATTCGGGGGCATCAACCTGGAGGACATCTCCGCGCCCCGCTGCTTCGAGATCGAACGTCGACTGCGGGAACGCCTGGACATCCCCGTGTTCCACGACGACCAGCACGGAACCGCGATCGTCGCGCTGGCCGCCCTCCGCAACGCGGCACGGGTCACCGGCCGCGGCCTGGGTGACCTTCGCGCCGTCGTCTCCGGCGCGGGGGCCTCCGGGCTCGCCGTCGCCAACATCCTGCTCGACGCCGGGATCGGCGACCTCGCGGTCGCCGACAGCAAGGGCCTGATCTACGAGGGCCGTCCCGGGCTCAACCCCCAGAAGGAGCGGATCGCGGCGCGAAGCAACCGGGCTGGCCTCAAGGGGTCGATCGAGACCGGTATGGCCGGCGCCGACGTGTTCATCGGCCTCTCCGCCAGCGAGGTGCGCGAGGAGGTCGTCGCCACCATGGCGTCGGACTGCGTCATCTTCGCGATGGCCAACCCGACCCCCGAGATCTCCCCGGACGTGGCCGGCCGCTACGCCAGTGTCGTGGCGACCGGGCGTAGCGACTACCCCAACCAGATCAACAACGTGCTCGCCTTCCCCGGCGTGTTCCAGGGCGCGCTGCGGGTGCGGGCCTCGGACATCACCGAGGGAATGAAGGTGGCGGCCGCGGACGCGCTGGCCGACCTGGTCGCCGCGGACGCCCGTCCCGACTACGTGATCCCCGGCCCGTTCGATGAGCGTGTGGTCCCGGCCGTGTCCGCGGCCGTGGCCGAGCGGGCGCGCGTCGACGGCGTCGCCCGACTGTGA
- a CDS encoding Uma2 family endonuclease: MTVSDVGPPPPRLRELATRLDVPPGFRVEVLGGAIVISPIPPKKHGGSLRRLHDQLSPRLPDGRVALRVCSVEAVEGEDYASPDLLVTTIEVEDEEGWLVSPEAVDAVVEVVSPGNATTDLTVKPTLYSRWGIPIYLVIDPRHGTLRLYWDPQDGEYRAKHDTTFAQGVELPEPLKGVVLDTADLPRYGVRR; encoded by the coding sequence GTGACCGTCTCGGACGTGGGCCCACCTCCGCCGCGTCTGCGGGAGCTGGCGACTCGCCTCGATGTTCCTCCCGGGTTCCGGGTTGAGGTCCTCGGCGGGGCTATCGTGATCTCGCCGATTCCACCGAAGAAGCACGGGGGCTCGCTTCGGCGGCTCCATGATCAACTCTCTCCGCGATTGCCGGACGGGCGGGTGGCGCTGCGGGTCTGTTCGGTCGAGGCCGTGGAGGGCGAGGACTACGCGTCTCCCGATCTCCTGGTGACGACGATCGAGGTCGAGGACGAAGAGGGCTGGCTGGTCAGCCCCGAGGCGGTGGACGCCGTGGTGGAGGTGGTCTCCCCGGGTAACGCCACGACCGACCTCACGGTGAAGCCAACGCTGTACTCGCGGTGGGGGATACCGATCTACCTCGTCATCGACCCACGCCACGGGACGCTCCGGCTGTACTGGGATCCCCAAGACGGTGAGTACCGCGCGAAGCACGACACCACCTTCGCTCAGGGAGTCGAGCTGCCCGAGCCGCTGAAAGGGGTCGTGCTGGACACCGCGGACCTTCCCCGGTACGGAGTTCGCCGCTGA
- the sigJ gene encoding RNA polymerase sigma factor SigJ: MDAATVERFEANRSRLASLAYRLLGSAADAEDAVQDTFLRWQAADRDHILVPEAWLTKVVTNVSLDRLRSAQARRERAVGEWMPEPLLDGDPMLGPAETVEQRDSVTLAVLMLLERLSPVERAVYVLREAFSYGHAEVAEILDISESASQQHAHRARERVAAERHVSEIDRASADRIVEAFVEAASSGQTERLVALLTDDATAVSDGAGLSRTLMRYADPTKIAQVMRAGFKPSTAKRRMAGGTPMFYSGRVNGSPAVLALVDDRMVGVVALSVRDGRIAAVHGVANKDRLGRASEAWRRRRPDAPLLGSW, from the coding sequence ATGGACGCCGCCACCGTCGAGCGCTTTGAGGCCAACCGGTCCCGGTTGGCCTCGCTCGCCTATCGCCTGTTGGGTTCGGCGGCCGACGCTGAGGACGCGGTGCAGGACACGTTCCTCCGCTGGCAGGCCGCCGACCGGGACCACATCCTGGTGCCGGAGGCCTGGTTGACCAAAGTGGTCACCAACGTGTCGCTGGACCGGCTCCGCTCTGCCCAGGCCCGGCGGGAACGCGCCGTCGGCGAGTGGATGCCGGAGCCGCTCCTCGACGGCGACCCGATGCTGGGCCCGGCCGAGACGGTGGAGCAGCGCGACTCGGTGACCCTGGCGGTGCTGATGCTGCTGGAACGTCTGTCTCCGGTGGAGCGCGCCGTGTACGTGCTCCGTGAGGCGTTCTCCTACGGGCACGCCGAGGTCGCCGAGATCCTCGACATCTCGGAGTCCGCGAGCCAGCAGCACGCGCACCGCGCGCGCGAACGGGTCGCGGCCGAACGCCACGTGAGCGAGATCGACCGCGCCTCCGCCGACCGGATCGTCGAGGCCTTCGTCGAGGCCGCCTCCTCCGGGCAGACCGAACGGCTCGTCGCGCTACTGACCGACGACGCGACCGCGGTCAGCGACGGTGCGGGGCTGTCCCGCACGCTCATGCGCTACGCGGATCCCACCAAGATCGCCCAGGTGATGCGGGCCGGGTTCAAGCCCAGCACGGCCAAACGACGCATGGCGGGCGGTACCCCCATGTTCTACTCCGGTCGTGTCAACGGCTCCCCGGCCGTGCTGGCCCTGGTGGACGACCGGATGGTGGGCGTGGTCGCGTTGAGCGTCCGCGACGGGAGGATCGCCGCCGTCCATGGTGTCGCCAACAAGGACCGGTTGGGCCGCGCGTCCGAGGCGTGGCGCCGGCGACGACCCGACGCTCCACTCCTGGGGTCGTGGTGA
- a CDS encoding zinc-binding dehydrogenase has product MFAVTATHTDNDDPLAGLTLGEHPEPRPAEGWTTVDVRAAALNHHDLWSLRGVGLPQERLPMVLGCDAAGIDEDGRPVIIHSVVGDATVGEGDETLDPKRSLLSEVHDGTFAERVAVPRRCLVPKPDGLSFEEAACLPTAWLTAYRMVFEKAGVEPGAPVLVQGAGGGVASAVIQLASTIGLRVYATSRSEHKRQEAERLGAYQAVPAGERLPERVQAVFESVGAATWAHSVRSLQPGGRIVVCGATSGPAPSAELAHVFFRQLSVVGSTMGTRHQLGRLAEFLVRTGVRPRIDRVLPLTEAKEGFRAMEQGELMGKVVFTT; this is encoded by the coding sequence ATGTTCGCTGTCACCGCAACCCACACCGATAACGACGACCCACTCGCCGGACTCACGCTCGGTGAGCACCCGGAGCCGCGCCCCGCGGAGGGCTGGACCACGGTGGACGTACGTGCGGCCGCCCTCAACCACCACGACCTGTGGAGTCTGCGCGGGGTCGGCCTCCCCCAGGAGCGACTGCCGATGGTGCTCGGCTGCGACGCGGCCGGTATCGACGAGGACGGTCGGCCCGTCATCATCCACTCCGTGGTAGGTGACGCCACCGTGGGCGAGGGCGACGAGACCCTGGACCCCAAGCGTTCGCTGCTGTCCGAGGTTCACGACGGCACCTTCGCCGAACGTGTGGCCGTGCCCCGCCGCTGCCTGGTCCCCAAGCCCGACGGCCTCAGCTTCGAGGAGGCCGCCTGCCTGCCCACCGCGTGGCTGACCGCCTACCGCATGGTGTTCGAGAAGGCGGGGGTCGAGCCGGGCGCCCCCGTGCTGGTGCAGGGCGCAGGCGGGGGAGTGGCCAGCGCCGTCATCCAGTTGGCCAGCACCATCGGCCTGCGGGTCTACGCCACCAGCCGCAGCGAACACAAGCGCCAGGAGGCCGAACGCCTCGGCGCCTACCAGGCCGTCCCCGCGGGGGAACGCCTGCCCGAGCGGGTGCAGGCGGTGTTCGAAAGCGTGGGCGCCGCCACCTGGGCCCATTCCGTTCGCTCGCTCCAGCCCGGCGGCAGGATCGTCGTGTGCGGCGCCACCAGCGGCCCCGCCCCGTCGGCCGAGCTCGCCCACGTCTTCTTCCGCCAACTCTCCGTCGTCGGCTCCACCATGGGCACCCGCCACCAACTCGGCCGGCTCGCCGAGTTCCTCGTCCGCACCGGAGTCCGTCCCCGGATCGATCGGGTGCTCCCGCTCACCGAGGCCAAGGAGGGCTTCCGCGCGATGGAGCAGGGCGAGCTGATGGGCAAGGTCGTCTTCACCACCTGA